A single window of Brevinematales bacterium DNA harbors:
- a CDS encoding PEGA domain-containing protein — translation MKKWVVCAVFILSTFAAAFAEDKVIAIVQFKNASFNKGLDFLTVSIPEILTTHLSTIKGITVVERDQIEKVIGEKKLSLAGFGDSGDYSMIGKELSANSLLMGSFTTIGQYVRIDARLIDIAEVKVLATYQVTAEIGKDLENKIAALAQKIKFSLTGEPYAMVNIRSEENAEIILDGQLIGSAPLDDRFISVGEHSLLIAKKGYADYKTLFTVTNGQIANMNCTLMKLPRNFQLDIGVSGMLPRLFPDLNVSATPYVNILAEAHIGQISISAMCRIIQLNLVPTVYLPGGITDTYQDDSLIVDYSVAVRYYPWSGAVTPYIGVGVSLTDVYLDWMEKYINTQGFQETLLFTPFLELGTKFNIGEEHVSLYFGARVEVPPVFQIYEKDLSIFGDVTYIEVYRHSEWVTFEIGVSYNFF, via the coding sequence CCGTATTTATACTAAGTACGTTTGCCGCGGCGTTCGCGGAGGATAAGGTCATCGCGATCGTGCAGTTCAAGAACGCATCGTTCAATAAAGGGCTCGATTTCCTCACGGTGAGTATCCCGGAAATCCTGACCACCCATCTCTCGACCATCAAGGGCATCACCGTGGTCGAACGCGACCAGATCGAAAAGGTGATCGGCGAGAAAAAGCTCTCCCTAGCGGGATTCGGCGACTCGGGCGATTACTCGATGATCGGTAAGGAGCTCAGCGCGAACTCGCTCCTGATGGGGAGTTTTACCACTATCGGGCAGTATGTCCGTATCGACGCCCGCCTGATCGATATCGCCGAGGTTAAGGTGCTCGCGACTTATCAGGTCACCGCGGAGATCGGCAAGGACCTCGAAAATAAGATCGCCGCGCTCGCGCAGAAGATCAAGTTCTCGCTGACCGGCGAACCCTACGCGATGGTCAATATCCGTTCCGAGGAGAACGCCGAGATCATTCTCGACGGACAGCTTATCGGGTCGGCGCCGCTGGACGACCGTTTCATCTCGGTCGGCGAGCACTCGCTCCTGATCGCGAAGAAGGGATACGCGGACTATAAGACCCTGTTCACCGTCACCAACGGGCAGATCGCGAACATGAACTGCACGCTGATGAAGCTCCCGCGCAACTTCCAGCTCGATATCGGGGTATCCGGCATGCTGCCGCGCCTCTTCCCCGATCTGAACGTATCCGCTACCCCTTATGTGAATATCCTCGCAGAAGCCCATATCGGGCAGATTTCCATCTCGGCGATGTGCCGGATTATCCAGTTGAACCTTGTCCCGACAGTCTACCTGCCCGGCGGGATAACCGACACCTATCAGGACGATTCGCTGATCGTCGATTATTCGGTCGCCGTCAGGTATTACCCATGGTCGGGCGCGGTCACCCCGTATATCGGCGTGGGGGTTTCCCTGACCGACGTCTATCTCGACTGGATGGAGAAGTACATCAATACGCAGGGTTTCCAGGAAACCCTCCTGTTCACGCCGTTTCTCGAGCTCGGCACGAAGTTCAATATCGGGGAAGAGCATGTCTCCCTCTATTTCGGGGCGCGTGTCGAGGTACCCCCCGTGTTCCAGATCTATGAGAAAGACCTCTCTATCTTCGGCGACGTTACCTATATAGAAGTCTACCGACATAGCGAATGGGTCACGTTCGAGATCGGCGTCAGCTATAACTTCTTCTAA
- a CDS encoding Ig-like domain-containing protein, with protein sequence MKKILRLLITMVIAAGIFEACGGASMSYMPSPSGYFYNDFFRICGGYSNSTVFAPTFTVWGDITLTNYEAYISGVNIFIDGTAHAALVYNFKLICQIPTLSDGVHTIKIVGNNIDPYDYDYLAYSANFTVDSSLPVVQFDDPYPIVLINSNHYDVAGQINPIGGVTSLSIAVNGWTITNLTPASSWDCVINSLPEGVNVISARIGTGTLNNFMAATLVVADYTKPVITDTVPLHNAVSVSLTQDISVTFSENIQTANLPNLVQLQKIGVPVSATYTYNSNLNKVIINPSLPLEDGVTYTIFVSNAIKDIAGNNLISNNSYSFSTLLPPISPAPAFADTSLIPIFYPTNAAIGLSGFSPRLLWDTASLNWDAYKFFVLISTAPFQIVGSAVKNKADGVLYWTSDLPLGSDGNIDMLRDTYDIIAGVATTSTNYSFVGSQIYYVLIFGVDRDYHTKYSSPVLVFRW encoded by the coding sequence ATGAAAAAAATATTAAGATTATTGATAACAATGGTTATAGCGGCGGGTATTTTCGAGGCGTGCGGTGGCGCATCTATGTCGTATATGCCAAGTCCATCAGGATATTTTTATAATGATTTTTTCCGTATCTGCGGGGGATACTCGAACTCGACCGTATTCGCCCCGACATTTACGGTATGGGGAGATATTACTCTGACCAACTACGAGGCGTATATCTCGGGAGTGAATATTTTTATTGACGGTACCGCTCATGCGGCTCTGGTATATAATTTCAAACTTATCTGCCAAATTCCCACCCTATCGGACGGAGTGCATACAATAAAGATAGTCGGGAATAATATCGATCCTTATGACTATGATTACCTCGCATATTCGGCTAACTTTACAGTCGACTCATCGCTTCCTGTGGTTCAATTCGACGACCCATATCCGATCGTGCTCATCAATTCCAATCATTACGATGTCGCCGGGCAGATTAACCCTATCGGCGGTGTGACTTCTCTCAGTATCGCGGTAAACGGATGGACAATTACCAACCTGACGCCCGCGTCATCATGGGACTGTGTTATCAACAGTTTACCGGAAGGTGTCAATGTGATCTCCGCACGAATCGGTACAGGAACATTAAATAACTTTATGGCGGCGACTCTGGTTGTCGCTGATTATACCAAACCCGTCATTACGGATACGGTTCCTTTACATAACGCGGTCAGCGTATCGCTCACACAGGATATATCGGTGACCTTCTCGGAAAACATTCAGACCGCGAACCTTCCAAATCTCGTTCAGCTTCAGAAAATCGGGGTTCCCGTCTCTGCAACCTACACGTACAATTCCAACCTGAATAAGGTAATCATCAACCCATCGCTCCCCCTCGAGGACGGGGTGACCTACACGATATTCGTTTCCAACGCGATCAAGGACATCGCGGGGAATAACCTGATTTCCAATAATTCATACTCGTTCTCGACACTCCTGCCGCCGATATCGCCCGCGCCGGCGTTCGCGGATACATCACTGATACCGATATTCTACCCCACTAACGCCGCCATCGGGTTGTCGGGATTTTCCCCGAGGCTCTTGTGGGATACCGCGAGCTTAAACTGGGACGCGTATAAATTCTTCGTGCTGATCTCCACCGCGCCGTTCCAGATAGTCGGGAGCGCGGTCAAGAATAAGGCGGACGGCGTACTCTACTGGACGTCCGACCTGCCGCTCGGTTCCGACGGGAATATCGACATGCTGCGGGATACCTACGATATCATAGCCGGTGTCGCGACCACCTCGACCAACTACTCGTTTGTCGGGAGCCAGATTTACTATGTGCTGATCTTCGGGGTCGACCGCGACTATCATACGAAATATTCGTCGCCCGTGCTGGTGTTCAGGTGGTAG